A region of Diospyros lotus cultivar Yz01 chromosome 3, ASM1463336v1, whole genome shotgun sequence DNA encodes the following proteins:
- the LOC127796789 gene encoding protein FAR1-RELATED SEQUENCE 5-like has protein sequence MDNNKNLNMDASISSSCEEMSIQELDFSADEKSPIVDEGCRGSNDQFENDIDREVGPKIGMTFDTPKEAYDFYNTYARQVGFSVRILRTNKNRSDKNKIQRQALVCSCEGTSKKIKAPERKRDTRRFDCEATFVIKRIPGDKYKLIKFKSEHTHDLVPLEHSHYLRSQRKIDFSQAELMKKMCSSGIKQGQIFSYMCEETSGAQNLNFTISNCNNLLQRTRAKFFKKGDAECLLGYFKQKKEENKHFSYSFRTHEDGEICGVFFCDAKSRRDYGLFGDAVCFDTTFRINNYDMLCAPIVGINHHGQTSLFGCGLLDVETTDTIMWLFTTFFETMGGKKPKSIFTDQSATISSVVDAILPEVHHGLCLWNLCQNAAKNLSNNGYKSFSPQFKDCIYNPETVEEFEQSWDKLLEDNGLRGNEWLQRTYELRKKWAQAYNHAHFCAGMTTLQRSESINKFLKDYFNHGRIVLREFVSLYSRAMDNRREKEREAEHLTQQTTPNLICNWSVEREAAKKYTKETFYWFQEGIKQTIDLSLELENDDGTIRTYRAKEIEGRKRIRTLTYNHLEQTVSCTCRKFEFDGILCPHALKLFRHLEFKSLPPQYYLKRWTRATTYEVICDPMGEIIPNDNDSMLTAHYSELSHISQRIMSKGLRCIDVFSLSKSLLLEVEAKIEAFIASDEDVSKSIPIDTHHNSVSNMQQEPQLRDPTKRGSKGQWMHSGGTYPHASLPPQGFQPWNVATSQQRGFLSNDFLISQEASSFQMFAPPKITRSHQVSSSSTSNLMN, from the exons atggataataataaaaatctaaatatggATGCAAGTATCAGTAGTTCTTGTGAAGAAATGAGTATTCAAGAGTTGGATTTTAGTGCTGATGAGAAATCTCCTATAGTTGATGAAGGGTGTAGGGGTTCAAATGATCAGTTTGAAAATGATATAGATCGCGAGGTAGGCCCAAAAATCGGAATGACGTTTGACACACCAAAAGAAGCATATGATTTCTATAATACATATGCAAGGCAGGTTGGCTTCAGTGTAAGGATATTAAGAACAAACAAGAACAGAtctgacaaaaataaaatccaacggCAAGCACTAGTTTGTTCATGTGAAGGCACTTCCAAAAAAATCAAGGCACccgaaagaaaaagagatactCGGCGATTTGACTGTGAGGCAACATTTGTGATTAAACGAATTCCTGGTGATAAGTATAAACTAATTAAGTTCAAGTCGGAGCATACTCATGATCTTGTCCCACTTGAGCATTCCCATTATTTGAGGTCCCAAAGAAAAATCGATTTTTCACAAGCTGAACTTATGAAGAAAATGTGCTCGTCTGGAATAAAGCAAGGACAAATTTTCTCCTACATGTGTGAAGAAACTAGTGGAGCCCAAAACCTTAATTTCACAATATCTAACTGCAACAATTTATTACAAAGAACACGggctaaatttttcaagaagGGTGATGCTGAATGTCTCCTTGGATacttcaaacaaaagaaagaggaaaacaaacatttttcttaCTCTTTTCGAACCCATGAAGATGGTGAGATATGTGGTGTATTTTTTTGTGATGCAAAATCGAGACGGGATTATGGGTTATTTGGTGATGCAGTATGTTTCGATACAACATTTCGGATAAACAATTATGACATGTTATGTGCACCAATTGTCGGCATAAACCATCATGGGCAAACATCACTTTTTGGGTGTGGTCTACTAGATGTTGAAACAACTGATACAATAATGTGGTTGTTTACTACTTTCTTTGAGACTATGGGAGGAAAAAAACCGAAAAGCATATTTACTGATCAATCTGCAACTATATCAAGTGTTGTTGATGCGATATTGCCTGAAGTACaccatggattgtgtttgtgGAATTTATGTCAAAATGCTGCGAAGAACTTGAGTAATAATGGATATAAATCATTTTCACCACAATTCAAAGATTGCATTTACAATCCAGAAACAGTTGAAGAATTTGAACAAAGTTGGGACAAATTGCTTGAAGATAATGGGCTAAGAGGTAATGAGTGGTTGCAAAGAACATATGagttgagaaagaaatgggCTCAAGCATATAATCATGCTCATTTTTGTGCTGGCATGACCACTTTACAAAGAAGTGAGAGCATCAATAAGTTTTTGaaggattattttaatcatggTAGAATTGTTCTTCGAGAGTTTGTAAGTCTGTACTCTAGGGCCATGGATAATCGCCGTGAAAAAGAAAGGGAGGCTGAACACTTAACCCAACAAACAACACCTAATTTGATTTGTAATTGGTCTGTAGAGCGTGAAGCAgcaaaaaaatacacaaaagaaaCATTTTATTGGTTTCAAGAAGGTATTAAGCAAACTATTGATTTGTCATTGGAATTGGAGAATGATGATGGAACTATTCGTACATATAGAGCTAAAGAGATTGAAGGTCGAAAAAGGATTCGCACACTTACATACAATCACTTAGAACAAACAGTGTCATGTACATGTAGAAAATTTGAGTTCGATGGAATTCTTTGTCCGCATGCACTGAAGTTGTTCCGCCACTTAGAGTTCAAAAGTTTACCTCCTCAATACTATTTGAAAAGATGGACACGGGCAACTACATATGAAGTTATTTGTGACCCCATGGGAGAGATAATTCCAAATGACAATGACTCAATGCTAACAGCTCATTATAGCGAGTTATCACATATTTCGCAAAGAATTATGTCCAAGGGTTTAAGGTGTATTGATGTTTTTTCGTTAAGCAAGTCACTTTTGTTAGAAGTGGAAGCAAAGATTGAGGCCTTTATAGCCTCCGATGAAGATGTGAGCAAGAGCATTCCAATCGACACACATCATAATTCAGTATCAAACATGCAGCAGGAGCCACAATTGAGAGACCCAACAAAAAGAGGCTCTAAAGGCCAATGGATGCATTCAGGAGGCACGTATCCGCATGCAAGCTTACCACCTCAAGGCTTTCAACCATGGAATGTTGCAACATCTCAACAAAGGGGATTCCTCTCAAATGATTTCTTAATATCACAAGAG gCTTCTTCATTCCAAATGTTTGCACCTCCGAAAATAACTAGAAGCCATCAAGTCTCGAGTTCGTCAACATCAAATCTCATGAATTAA